From the Musa acuminata AAA Group cultivar baxijiao chromosome BXJ3-7, Cavendish_Baxijiao_AAA, whole genome shotgun sequence genome, one window contains:
- the LOC135643504 gene encoding uncharacterized protein LOC135643504 isoform X2: protein MMHSKSESDVTSLAPSSPPRSPKRPTYYVQSPSRDSHDGDKSSSMHATPVYNSPMESPSHPSFGRHSRTSSASRFSGPFRSSSGRKGHRKRVNDMGWPECNVIQEEGSYDDLDEDKGLSRRCQIILALLGFILLFTVFSLIIWGAARPYKPDVIVKSLSMDDFYAGEGTDSTGVPTKMVTVNCSLKISVYNTAAMFGIHVTSSPINLMFSEITISTGQKYYQPRKSHRTVSVVLHGERVPLYGAGAGLALSSTGGEVPLALDFDIISRGYVIGKLVRVKHRKHITCLLVADSSKNKPIKFAQRSCTYT, encoded by the exons ATGATGCATTCCAAGTCTGAATCAGACGTTACCAGCTTAGCCCCATCGTCGCCGCCTCGGTCTCCAAAGAGACCGACTTATTACGTGCAGAGCCCGTCCCGGGACTCTCACGATGGTGACAAGTCGTCGTCCATGCATGCTACCCCTGTTTACAATAGCCCCATGGAGTCCCCCTCACACCCTTCCTTCGGGCGCCACTCGCGGACCTCGTCGGCGAGCCGGTTCTCCGGGCCCTTCCGGTCCTCGTCGGGCCGGAAGGGACACAGGAAGAGGGTGAACGATATGGGGTGGCCTGAGTGCAATGTCATACAGGAAGAAGGGTCTTATGATGATCTCGACGAGGACAAGGGGCTGTCGCGCCGTTGCCAGATCATTctcgcgctcctcggcttcatcctGCTGTTCACAGTCTTTTCTCTTATCATATGGGGCGCCGCACGGCCGTACAAGCCGGATGTCATTGTGAAG AGTTTGTCGATGGATGATTTTTACGCCGGAGAGGGTACCGACAGCACCGGTGTCCCAACCAAGATGGTCACAGTGAACTGTTCATTGAAGATAAGTGTGTACAATACGGCTGCAATGTTTGGCATTCATGTAACTTCAAGCCCGATCAATCTCATGTTTTCAGAAATCACAATCTCTACCGGGCAG aaatatTACCAACCTAGGAAGAGCCATAGGACAGTGTCAGTTGTCTTGCATGGAGAAAGGGTGCCATTGTATGGTGCCGGTGCAGGCTTGGCTCTCTCCAGCACTGGTGGGGAGGTCCCTTTAGCCctggattttgatatcatttcacggGGATATGTGATCGGAAAGCTGGTGAGGGTGAAGCACCGAAAGCACATCACCTGTCTTCTTGTGGCCGATTCCAGTAAAAACAAACCGATAAAGTTCGCCCAGCGTTCATGCACCTATACATGA
- the LOC135643504 gene encoding uncharacterized protein LOC135643504 isoform X1 translates to MMHSKSESDVTSLAPSSPPRSPKRPTYYVQSPSRDSHDGDKSSSMHATPVYNSPMESPSHPSFGRHSRTSSASRFSGPFRSSSGRKGHRKRVNDMGWPECNVIQEEGSYDDLDEDKGLSRRCQIILALLGFILLFTVFSLIIWGAARPYKPDVIVKSLSMDDFYAGEGTDSTGVPTKMVTVNCSLKISVYNTAAMFGIHVTSSPINLMFSEITISTGQLQKYYQPRKSHRTVSVVLHGERVPLYGAGAGLALSSTGGEVPLALDFDIISRGYVIGKLVRVKHRKHITCLLVADSSKNKPIKFAQRSCTYT, encoded by the exons ATGATGCATTCCAAGTCTGAATCAGACGTTACCAGCTTAGCCCCATCGTCGCCGCCTCGGTCTCCAAAGAGACCGACTTATTACGTGCAGAGCCCGTCCCGGGACTCTCACGATGGTGACAAGTCGTCGTCCATGCATGCTACCCCTGTTTACAATAGCCCCATGGAGTCCCCCTCACACCCTTCCTTCGGGCGCCACTCGCGGACCTCGTCGGCGAGCCGGTTCTCCGGGCCCTTCCGGTCCTCGTCGGGCCGGAAGGGACACAGGAAGAGGGTGAACGATATGGGGTGGCCTGAGTGCAATGTCATACAGGAAGAAGGGTCTTATGATGATCTCGACGAGGACAAGGGGCTGTCGCGCCGTTGCCAGATCATTctcgcgctcctcggcttcatcctGCTGTTCACAGTCTTTTCTCTTATCATATGGGGCGCCGCACGGCCGTACAAGCCGGATGTCATTGTGAAG AGTTTGTCGATGGATGATTTTTACGCCGGAGAGGGTACCGACAGCACCGGTGTCCCAACCAAGATGGTCACAGTGAACTGTTCATTGAAGATAAGTGTGTACAATACGGCTGCAATGTTTGGCATTCATGTAACTTCAAGCCCGATCAATCTCATGTTTTCAGAAATCACAATCTCTACCGGGCAG ctgcagaaatatTACCAACCTAGGAAGAGCCATAGGACAGTGTCAGTTGTCTTGCATGGAGAAAGGGTGCCATTGTATGGTGCCGGTGCAGGCTTGGCTCTCTCCAGCACTGGTGGGGAGGTCCCTTTAGCCctggattttgatatcatttcacggGGATATGTGATCGGAAAGCTGGTGAGGGTGAAGCACCGAAAGCACATCACCTGTCTTCTTGTGGCCGATTCCAGTAAAAACAAACCGATAAAGTTCGCCCAGCGTTCATGCACCTATACATGA
- the LOC135643505 gene encoding uncharacterized protein LOC135643505, protein MLEGKAMIQDTDMPVKMQLQAMSSASQALDLFDVLDCNNTACYIKKEFDLRYGFGWQCVVGSNFGCCFTHTKGTFIYFCLETLHFLIFKCSAA, encoded by the exons ATGTTGGAGGGTAAGGCAATGATCCAGGACACAGACATGCCTGTGAAGATGCAGCTCCAAGCCATGTCCTCTGCCTCTCAGGCTCTTGACCTCTTTGATGTCCTAGACTGCAACaacacggcttgctacatcaagaAG GAGTTTGATCTAAGGTATGGGTTTGGATGGCAATGTGTGGTTGGCTCCAACTTTGGGTGCTGCTTCACTCACACAAAGGGCACCTTCATTTACTTCTGCTTGGAGACACTCCACTTCCTCATCTTCAAATGTTCTGCTGCTTGA